Proteins co-encoded in one Bradyrhizobium sp. 170 genomic window:
- a CDS encoding EAL domain-containing protein produces the protein MEQINFSEHSRAMHFGHRKLAPRACVVDSKKHLRLFLSDALEDLGFVTCECGQAGDLAGVLQAEQPDLIVLSVCVDGINVGEILEVIVRKNFGGKVLVIGQPDSIMVKAVRQIGDEYGIAMLPSLQTPFGAASLRASVAELLPAEPAPSPAVDVAEALKAGWLELWYQQKINTRTLVPSGAEALVRMRHPAWGVVPPAYFIPDDKDPHFRALSEFVVGRAIEDWRYLLESQGPVDLSINLPVSFFGNAAAVLDLCRAMPAHPAFGGLLIEINSSEVIDHPDLAVDAARRLRLHNIAIAIDNVGAEWPSLLELRSFPFAELKVDQQYINGCADDRLKQTVCRRIVELARDNGARAIAQGIETRADFLAAHDMGFDLVQGYLFGKPVAVRKFARSRPQLATGSDKPS, from the coding sequence ATGGAGCAAATCAATTTTAGCGAGCATTCGCGCGCAATGCACTTCGGGCACCGCAAGCTGGCGCCCAGAGCCTGCGTCGTCGACAGCAAAAAGCACCTTCGATTGTTCCTTTCCGACGCGCTCGAGGATCTTGGGTTCGTGACCTGCGAATGCGGTCAGGCCGGCGATCTGGCCGGCGTGCTGCAGGCGGAGCAGCCGGACCTGATCGTACTCAGCGTGTGTGTCGACGGGATCAATGTCGGCGAAATTCTCGAGGTCATTGTCCGCAAGAATTTCGGCGGCAAGGTCCTCGTCATCGGTCAACCCGACTCGATTATGGTAAAGGCGGTCAGGCAAATTGGCGACGAATACGGCATTGCCATGCTGCCCTCGCTGCAAACGCCGTTCGGCGCGGCGAGCCTGCGTGCCAGCGTCGCGGAGCTGCTGCCGGCCGAGCCGGCGCCAAGCCCCGCCGTCGATGTCGCCGAAGCCTTGAAGGCCGGCTGGCTCGAATTGTGGTATCAGCAGAAGATCAACACCCGCACGCTGGTGCCGAGCGGCGCGGAGGCGCTGGTCCGGATGCGGCATCCTGCCTGGGGCGTGGTCCCGCCGGCCTATTTCATTCCGGACGACAAGGATCCGCATTTTCGCGCGCTGTCCGAATTCGTGGTCGGCCGTGCCATCGAGGACTGGCGCTATCTGCTGGAGAGCCAGGGGCCGGTCGATCTTTCGATCAACCTGCCGGTATCGTTCTTCGGCAATGCCGCGGCGGTGCTCGATCTGTGCCGCGCCATGCCGGCCCATCCCGCCTTTGGCGGGCTCCTGATCGAAATCAACAGCAGCGAGGTGATCGACCATCCGGACCTCGCGGTGGACGCCGCGAGACGGCTGCGCCTGCACAATATCGCGATCGCAATCGACAATGTCGGCGCCGAATGGCCGTCTCTTTTGGAACTTCGGAGCTTCCCGTTCGCCGAGTTGAAGGTGGACCAGCAATATATCAACGGCTGCGCGGACGACCGGCTGAAGCAGACGGTATGCCGGCGCATCGTCGAACTGGCCCGGGACAACGGCGCCCGCGCCATCGCCCAGGGCATCGAGACCCGCGCCGATTTTCTCGCCGCTCACGACATGGGATTCGATCTGGTCCAGGGCTACCTGTTCGGCAAGCCGGTGGCGGTGCGGAAATTTGCTCGCTCCCGCCCTCAGCTTGCAACCGGCTCCGACAAGCCGTCCTGA
- a CDS encoding TAXI family TRAP transporter solute-binding subunit, with the protein MKKTTAILAMTLSLAFAGAAHAQQKTMSIGTGGTGGVYYPLGGAVANVLSKNLPNVQATAEVTGGSVDNLKLIGAGKSELAFTMADAALDALKGEDKFKSGKVPLQALLVVYPNRMHVVTVEGTGIQTMADLKGKRVSTGSPGSATEVMAFRVIEAAGLDKDKDMKRERLGVSESVNAVKDRKIDAFFWVGGIPTAAVTDLAATPGLKIKLIDHGDLAEKMNAKYGKLYSSSKIKAGSYPGYDKDNSITDVWNLIVTGDKMSDEDAYTIVKTLVEKKADIVAVHKEAESFTLDNQVQERSPIPFHPGALKYFKEKGIGG; encoded by the coding sequence ATGAAAAAGACCACGGCCATACTGGCGATGACTCTGAGCCTCGCCTTCGCGGGCGCGGCCCACGCCCAGCAGAAGACCATGTCGATCGGAACCGGCGGCACCGGCGGCGTCTACTATCCGCTCGGCGGCGCCGTCGCCAACGTGCTGTCGAAGAACCTTCCCAACGTGCAGGCCACCGCCGAGGTCACCGGCGGCTCGGTCGACAATCTCAAGCTGATCGGCGCAGGCAAGAGCGAACTGGCCTTCACGATGGCCGACGCCGCGCTCGATGCGCTGAAGGGCGAGGACAAGTTCAAGAGCGGCAAGGTGCCGTTGCAGGCGTTGCTCGTGGTCTATCCTAACCGCATGCATGTGGTGACGGTGGAAGGCACCGGCATCCAGACCATGGCAGACCTGAAGGGTAAGCGCGTTTCGACAGGATCGCCCGGCAGCGCCACCGAAGTGATGGCGTTCCGCGTCATCGAAGCCGCCGGTCTCGACAAGGATAAGGACATGAAGCGCGAGCGGCTCGGCGTCTCCGAATCCGTCAACGCGGTCAAGGATCGCAAGATCGATGCGTTCTTCTGGGTCGGCGGCATCCCGACCGCTGCGGTAACCGATCTCGCGGCGACGCCCGGCCTGAAGATAAAGCTGATCGACCATGGCGATCTGGCCGAGAAGATGAACGCGAAATACGGCAAACTCTATTCTTCCAGCAAGATCAAGGCAGGGTCGTATCCGGGCTACGACAAGGACAATTCCATCACCGACGTCTGGAACCTGATCGTCACCGGCGACAAGATGAGCGACGAGGACGCCTACACCATCGTCAAGACGCTGGTGGAGAAGAAGGCCGACATTGTTGCCGTGCACAAGGAAGCCGAGAGTTTTACGCTCGACAACCAGGTGCAGGAGCGTTCGCCGATCCCGTTCCATCCCGGCGCGCTGAAATATTTCAAGGAAAAGGGTATCGGCGGCTAA
- a CDS encoding TRAP transporter fused permease subunit — protein sequence MAVDKTTPPNDEVVAVSDEALHKAEAYIEAEEGAANRLMGWAGRISTTIAVVMSLFHLYAAYAIVPTQELRYTHVAFTLVLSFLLFPLATRFRNRVRWWDVVPGIVAVATIVYALWGGEDFTDRATTPDRWDIIVGIVFIVLLLEATRRTTGAIMPVVSLLFIAYAMLGPYLPAPWTHRGYDLARLVGHLFITLEGIFGVAVDVSATLIILFTIYGAFLQHSGAGKFFIDFSLALMGGKPNSAGRTVVLSSFLLGGPSGSGVATTVMIGTVAYPMMAKAGFEKNAAGGLLAAGGLGAILSPPVLGAAAFLIAEFLKISYLDVIWMATIPTFLYYMSLLFMVELDAKKFHAKNVSITTEMSLGQMTKRYGFHFISLLAVVVFMVIGYSPSLSVFYAIVVTFALSFLRRDTALVPTKLVKALADGSIGALNAATTCACAGIVVGIVTLTGLGLKFSSIVIAYAGGSLLLTAIYTSLIVWIIGLAVPVTASYIICAVIAAPALIKLGVPDYAAHMFIFYYAVLSEVSPPTALSPFAAAAITGGDPYKTTLQSWKYTLPAFLVPFVFVLDPQGVGLLLSIPKGGSWVDILEITIKTSLGLLALAAFAQNWALRQNTAVERGLLLLSGLVLVFPSLIEAIVEWIIGRDISYTYVPGLIIGLGVVLWQARTRSPERPALTT from the coding sequence ATGGCCGTAGACAAGACAACGCCGCCCAATGACGAGGTCGTCGCCGTTTCGGACGAAGCCTTGCACAAGGCAGAAGCCTACATCGAGGCAGAGGAAGGCGCGGCTAACCGCCTGATGGGATGGGCGGGAAGAATCTCGACCACGATTGCCGTGGTCATGAGCCTGTTTCACCTCTACGCGGCCTACGCCATCGTTCCGACCCAGGAACTGCGCTACACCCACGTCGCCTTTACGCTGGTCCTGAGCTTTCTGCTGTTTCCACTGGCGACACGCTTTCGCAACCGCGTACGCTGGTGGGACGTCGTCCCCGGAATAGTCGCGGTCGCGACCATCGTCTATGCGCTGTGGGGCGGCGAAGATTTCACCGACCGTGCCACCACGCCCGACCGTTGGGACATAATCGTCGGCATCGTCTTCATCGTGCTGCTGCTGGAGGCCACCCGGCGCACCACCGGCGCGATCATGCCCGTGGTGTCGCTGCTGTTCATCGCTTACGCCATGCTCGGCCCGTATCTGCCGGCGCCGTGGACCCATCGCGGCTACGACCTGGCCCGGCTGGTCGGTCACCTCTTCATTACGTTGGAGGGTATCTTCGGCGTCGCGGTCGACGTGTCGGCGACGCTGATCATCCTGTTCACCATCTATGGCGCATTTCTGCAGCATTCCGGCGCCGGCAAGTTCTTCATCGATTTCTCGCTGGCTTTGATGGGCGGAAAGCCGAACAGCGCCGGCCGCACCGTCGTGCTGTCGTCGTTCCTGCTCGGCGGCCCTTCCGGATCGGGCGTCGCCACCACCGTGATGATCGGCACCGTGGCCTATCCGATGATGGCCAAGGCCGGCTTCGAGAAAAACGCCGCGGGTGGATTGCTGGCCGCCGGCGGGCTGGGCGCGATCCTGTCGCCGCCGGTGCTGGGCGCTGCCGCGTTCTTGATCGCCGAGTTTCTCAAGATCAGCTATCTCGATGTGATCTGGATGGCGACCATTCCGACCTTTCTTTATTACATGTCGCTCTTGTTCATGGTCGAACTGGACGCCAAGAAGTTCCACGCCAAGAACGTGAGCATCACGACTGAGATGTCGCTCGGCCAGATGACGAAGCGATACGGCTTCCACTTCATCTCGCTGCTCGCCGTCGTCGTGTTCATGGTCATCGGCTACTCGCCGTCGCTGTCGGTGTTCTACGCCATCGTCGTTACGTTCGCGCTGAGCTTCCTGCGCAGGGATACCGCGCTGGTGCCGACCAAACTGGTGAAGGCGCTGGCCGACGGCTCGATCGGCGCGCTCAATGCCGCGACCACCTGCGCCTGCGCCGGCATCGTCGTCGGCATCGTGACGCTGACCGGTCTCGGCCTCAAATTCTCGTCGATTGTCATCGCCTATGCCGGCGGCAGCCTGTTGCTGACCGCGATCTACACCTCGCTGATCGTCTGGATCATCGGCCTCGCCGTGCCGGTGACCGCGTCCTACATCATCTGCGCGGTGATCGCGGCGCCCGCGCTGATCAAGCTCGGCGTGCCCGACTACGCCGCACACATGTTCATCTTCTATTATGCCGTGCTGTCGGAGGTCTCGCCGCCGACGGCGCTGTCGCCATTCGCGGCGGCTGCGATTACCGGCGGGGATCCCTACAAGACCACGCTGCAATCCTGGAAATACACGCTGCCGGCGTTCCTTGTGCCGTTCGTGTTCGTGCTCGACCCGCAGGGCGTCGGCCTGCTGCTGTCGATCCCCAAGGGCGGATCGTGGGTCGACATTCTCGAAATCACGATCAAGACGAGCCTGGGCCTGCTGGCGCTGGCCGCGTTTGCCCAGAACTGGGCGCTGCGACAAAATACAGCGGTCGAGCGCGGCCTGCTTCTGCTATCCGGATTGGTGCTGGTGTTCCCGAGCCTGATTGAGGCAATCGTCGAATGGATCATCGGCCGCGATATCAGCTACACTTATGTGCCGGGCCTGATCATCGGTCTCGGCGTAGTGCTGTGGCAGGCCCGAACGCGTTCACCAGAGCGTCCTGCGCTCACAACATAG
- a CDS encoding glucose 1-dehydrogenase, which translates to MERLKGKTAMVVGAGSIGPGWGNGKATAVTFAREGAQVFCVDRNAAAAKETVDIIAGEGGKATAFTADVSREAEVEAMVSACLKAYGRIDVLDNNVGIAEMGSVVEVNEASWDHVFAVNLKSAYFAMKHAIPVMQKQGGGSIINISSIASIRHLGISYVTYGASKAAMNQMTKTTAVQFARDHVRVNCILPGLMKTPMVAHSAGLAASYSAGDVEAMWRARDAQVPMGHMGDAWDVANAALFLASDESRYVTGIELVVDGGITVKST; encoded by the coding sequence ATGGAACGGCTCAAGGGCAAGACGGCGATGGTGGTGGGGGCAGGCTCGATCGGTCCCGGCTGGGGCAATGGCAAGGCGACCGCCGTGACCTTCGCGCGCGAGGGCGCGCAGGTGTTTTGCGTCGATCGCAACGCGGCGGCCGCAAAGGAGACCGTCGACATCATCGCGGGCGAGGGCGGCAAGGCGACTGCCTTCACCGCCGATGTCTCGCGAGAAGCCGAGGTGGAGGCAATGGTTTCGGCGTGCCTCAAGGCCTATGGCCGCATCGACGTGCTCGACAACAATGTCGGCATCGCCGAGATGGGCAGCGTCGTCGAGGTGAACGAGGCGAGCTGGGATCACGTCTTCGCCGTCAATCTCAAGAGCGCCTATTTCGCCATGAAGCACGCCATTCCCGTGATGCAGAAGCAGGGCGGCGGCTCGATCATCAACATCTCCTCGATCGCCTCGATCCGCCATCTCGGCATTTCCTACGTCACCTATGGCGCCTCGAAGGCGGCGATGAACCAGATGACGAAGACGACCGCCGTGCAATTCGCGCGCGACCATGTCCGCGTCAACTGCATCCTGCCGGGCCTGATGAAGACACCGATGGTCGCGCACTCCGCCGGACTCGCGGCCAGCTATTCGGCTGGCGACGTCGAGGCGATGTGGCGGGCGCGCGACGCGCAGGTGCCGATGGGGCACATGGGTGACGCCTGGGACGTCGCCAATGCCGCGCTGTTTCTCGCCTCCGATGAATCCCGCTACGTCACCGGCATTGAGCTGGTCGTCGATGGCGGGATTACGGTGAAGTCGACCTGA
- a CDS encoding tetratricopeptide repeat protein: MRGYSDICRLVAASLLWIAFAQGVLATGVEPVKDLRVDPALCLAAAHARDDDKTVAACGALIDNAKTEKADRIKALIARGAAYARKDMADRAIADYDGVLRLDPSLADIHNTRGELWRKKGDLPKAVADFAAAIKLNPNHVGARANHRALAQELERLGALKAIAGKPSFNCATARRKVEKAICANPELADLDREVHAAYVKAAAAKMTPQQARTLRREQQEYLARRDAEYGRRPDYDLKKAMRDRLQKISGIVGY; encoded by the coding sequence ATGCGAGGCTATTCCGACATCTGCAGGCTGGTCGCGGCTTCCTTGCTATGGATCGCGTTTGCGCAGGGCGTACTGGCGACCGGTGTCGAACCGGTCAAGGATTTGCGCGTCGATCCCGCGCTCTGCCTGGCCGCCGCCCACGCGCGTGACGACGACAAGACGGTCGCGGCTTGCGGCGCGTTGATCGACAACGCCAAGACGGAAAAGGCCGACCGCATCAAGGCGCTGATCGCGCGTGGTGCCGCCTATGCGCGCAAGGACATGGCCGACCGCGCCATCGCCGACTATGACGGCGTGCTGCGGCTCGATCCCTCACTCGCCGATATCCACAACACGCGCGGCGAACTCTGGCGCAAGAAGGGCGACCTGCCGAAGGCGGTGGCCGATTTTGCCGCAGCGATCAAGCTGAACCCGAACCATGTCGGCGCAAGAGCCAACCACCGGGCGCTGGCGCAGGAACTGGAGCGGTTGGGCGCGCTGAAGGCGATCGCCGGCAAGCCGAGCTTCAACTGCGCAACTGCCCGCCGCAAGGTGGAGAAGGCGATCTGCGCCAATCCCGAACTTGCCGATCTCGATCGCGAAGTCCACGCGGCCTATGTCAAGGCGGCCGCCGCAAAGATGACCCCGCAGCAAGCGCGCACGCTGCGGCGGGAGCAGCAGGAATACCTTGCCCGGCGCGATGCGGAATACGGCCGCCGGCCCGACTACGATCTGAAAAAGGCCATGCGCGACCGCCTGCAAAAGATCAGCGGGATCGTCGGGTATTAG
- the trpS gene encoding tryptophan--tRNA ligase, giving the protein MTRPVILTGDRTTGPLHIGHYAGSLLNRLRFQDTHEQFLLLADTQALTDNAHTPDKVRLNVMEVALDYLAVGIDPAKTTICLQSHLPALAELSMLYLNFVTVARLERNPTIKDEIRGRGFGRDIPAGFLCYPAAQAADITAFKATVVPVGEDQAPLIEQTNEIVRRINTTAGRAVLPEAQAVIPQAGRLPGVDGKAKMSKSGGNAIALSASPDEIAAAVKAMFTDPNHLRVEDPGRVKGNVVFTYLDAFDEDRTTLEELKAQYRRGGLGDSKIKRRLEDILQALIRPTRERRTQLAKDPAYVLDVIRRGTEKARSRTETTKREVVEGLGLFML; this is encoded by the coding sequence ATGACCAGACCCGTTATTCTGACAGGCGACCGCACCACCGGCCCGCTGCACATTGGCCATTATGCCGGATCGTTGCTCAACCGTCTGCGATTTCAGGACACCCACGAGCAGTTCCTGCTCCTGGCTGATACGCAAGCCCTGACCGACAATGCGCACACCCCCGACAAGGTGCGGCTCAATGTGATGGAGGTGGCGCTCGACTACCTTGCCGTCGGGATCGACCCAGCCAAGACCACGATCTGCCTGCAATCCCACCTGCCCGCGCTGGCCGAGCTGTCGATGCTCTATTTGAACTTCGTGACCGTCGCCAGATTGGAACGCAACCCCACGATCAAGGACGAGATCCGCGGCCGCGGCTTCGGACGCGACATCCCGGCAGGCTTCCTGTGCTATCCTGCGGCGCAGGCGGCGGACATTACCGCGTTCAAGGCAACTGTAGTGCCGGTGGGCGAGGATCAGGCGCCGCTGATCGAACAAACCAACGAGATCGTGCGCCGTATCAACACCACGGCCGGACGGGCAGTCCTGCCGGAAGCGCAGGCCGTCATTCCGCAGGCGGGGCGGCTGCCGGGCGTGGACGGGAAAGCGAAAATGTCGAAATCCGGCGGCAATGCCATCGCCCTTTCGGCCTCGCCGGACGAGATCGCGGCGGCAGTGAAGGCGATGTTCACCGACCCGAATCATCTGCGGGTCGAAGATCCCGGGCGAGTGAAAGGCAATGTCGTATTCACCTATTTGGATGCATTCGACGAGGACCGCACCACGCTGGAAGAGCTGAAGGCGCAGTATCGGCGGGGCGGACTCGGCGACAGCAAGATCAAGCGCCGCCTCGAAGACATCTTGCAGGCGCTGATTAGGCCGACGCGAGAACGAAGGACGCAACTGGCCAAAGATCCGGCTTATGTGCTCGACGTGATTCGCCGCGGTACGGAAAAGGCGCGGAGCCGGACCGAGACAACGAAGCGGGAAGTTGTCGAAGGCCTCGGGCTGTTCATGTTGTAA
- a CDS encoding propionyl-CoA synthetase — MNVQNNSRYHDVHARSLRDPEGFWAEAAREIDWIEPAKKIFDPSMGAYGRWFAGAVVNTCYNALDRHVANGRADQVALIHDSPLTNSVSKFTYAEMLKEVQTLAAVMADFGVGKGDRVILYMPLVPEAVFAMLACARIGAVHSVVFGGFAAKELATRIEDAKPKLILSASCGIEPGRIVQYKPLLDEAIRLSSAKPQACVVLQRPQHPCELTAGRDHDWATLRGAALDAGKAAPCTPVLATDPLYILYTSGTTGIPKGVVRDNGGHLVALKWSMFNLYGVKPGEVWWCGSDIGWVVGHSYIVYGPLIHGATSIMYEGKPIGTPDAGAFWRVISEHKAVALFTAPTAFRAIRKEDPDGAFIRKYDLSKFRTLFLAGERADPPTVEWAEAQLKVPVIDHWWQTETGWCIAGNPVGLGMLPVKHGSPTVPMPGYQVDVVDEASRPVPAGTMGSIVIKLPMPPACLPTLWEQDARFREAYLTEFPGYYKTSDAGYKDEDGYVWVMGRTDDIINVAGHRLSTGGMEEILASHADVAECAVLGIKDAIKGEVPCGFLVLKAGVTRAPAEIEKEIVALVRDKLGPVAAFKLAITVGRLPKTRSGKILRGTIKKIADGESWTMPATIEDPKVLDEIGDALKGRV; from the coding sequence ATGAACGTTCAGAACAACAGCCGGTACCACGATGTCCACGCCCGCTCGCTCAGGGACCCCGAGGGCTTTTGGGCTGAGGCCGCGCGTGAGATCGACTGGATCGAGCCGGCCAAAAAAATATTCGATCCCTCGATGGGCGCGTATGGCCGCTGGTTCGCCGGTGCCGTGGTCAACACCTGCTACAACGCGCTTGACCGCCACGTCGCGAACGGACGTGCGGATCAAGTCGCGCTGATCCACGATTCGCCGCTTACCAACAGCGTCTCGAAATTCACCTATGCCGAGATGCTCAAGGAGGTGCAGACGCTCGCCGCGGTGATGGCCGATTTCGGCGTCGGCAAGGGCGACCGCGTCATCCTCTATATGCCGCTGGTCCCGGAAGCGGTGTTCGCGATGCTGGCCTGCGCGCGGATCGGCGCGGTGCATTCGGTGGTGTTCGGCGGTTTTGCCGCGAAGGAGCTGGCAACGCGGATCGAGGACGCCAAGCCGAAACTGATTCTTTCGGCGAGCTGCGGCATCGAGCCCGGCCGCATCGTGCAGTACAAGCCGCTGCTCGACGAGGCGATCAGGCTATCAAGCGCGAAGCCGCAGGCTTGCGTCGTCCTGCAGCGGCCGCAGCACCCTTGCGAACTCACGGCCGGCCGCGATCACGACTGGGCAACGCTCCGTGGCGCCGCGCTCGATGCCGGCAAGGCCGCGCCGTGCACGCCGGTGCTGGCGACCGATCCGCTCTATATCCTCTACACGTCAGGCACCACGGGAATCCCGAAGGGCGTCGTGCGCGACAATGGCGGGCATCTGGTCGCGCTGAAATGGTCGATGTTCAATCTCTACGGCGTCAAGCCCGGCGAAGTCTGGTGGTGCGGTTCCGACATCGGCTGGGTCGTTGGTCACAGCTACATCGTTTACGGGCCGCTGATTCATGGCGCCACGTCCATCATGTATGAGGGCAAGCCGATTGGCACGCCGGATGCCGGTGCGTTCTGGCGCGTGATCTCGGAACACAAGGCGGTCGCGCTGTTCACCGCGCCGACCGCCTTCCGCGCCATCCGCAAGGAGGATCCCGACGGCGCATTCATCCGCAAATACGACCTGTCGAAATTCCGCACGCTGTTCCTGGCCGGCGAGCGCGCCGATCCGCCGACGGTGGAATGGGCGGAAGCGCAGTTGAAGGTGCCGGTGATCGATCACTGGTGGCAGACCGAAACCGGCTGGTGCATCGCCGGCAATCCGGTGGGGCTGGGCATGCTGCCGGTCAAGCACGGCTCGCCGACGGTGCCGATGCCGGGCTATCAGGTCGATGTGGTGGATGAGGCTTCCAGGCCGGTGCCCGCGGGCACCATGGGTTCGATCGTGATCAAGCTGCCGATGCCGCCCGCCTGCTTGCCGACGCTGTGGGAGCAGGATGCGCGTTTCAGGGAAGCCTACCTCACGGAGTTTCCCGGCTACTACAAGACCTCCGACGCCGGCTACAAGGATGAGGACGGTTACGTCTGGGTGATGGGCCGCACCGACGACATCATCAATGTCGCCGGCCACCGGCTCTCCACCGGCGGCATGGAGGAAATTCTGGCTTCCCATGCCGACGTCGCCGAATGCGCGGTGCTCGGCATCAAGGACGCGATCAAGGGCGAAGTGCCCTGCGGCTTCCTGGTGCTGAAAGCCGGCGTGACGCGAGCGCCTGCCGAGATCGAAAAGGAAATCGTGGCGCTGGTGCGCGACAAGCTCGGGCCTGTCGCGGCGTTCAAGCTCGCGATCACGGTTGGGCGATTGCCGAAGACGCGCTCGGGAAAAATCCTGCGCGGCACCATCAAGAAGATCGCCGACGGCGAGAGCTGGACGATGCCGGCCACCATCGAGGACCCCAAGGTGCTCGACGAAATCGGCGACGCGCTGAAGGGCAGGGTGTAG